A window from Vigna angularis cultivar LongXiaoDou No.4 chromosome 7, ASM1680809v1, whole genome shotgun sequence encodes these proteins:
- the LOC108337962 gene encoding uncharacterized protein LOC108337962 isoform X1 codes for MDQHHFLHHHYHHPQDHRTTRYASLNPQSHHNHHHHNNLPPPPPAPPPPLSYHRSLHPAPLPQPYTPSTPQPQQQQQQQQFSFNHHSSLPHRTLEDDSRSLPYDLLPRRTTAIPWNPNPRTDDFDREFHHHHHRPPPPPPPPIETLRYDPGRRDRLVVDAYEQNPREALSWGGGDYHAPSQGDVEPPPYVRVYSVECDADVAGRGSRVESKRWVMSDRERERGRELHESSSNLVSKVSNTDKYYHGSDNVGRYSRGNSRERSHEFARTPPKKQMQKKSALLRIQTAKPNHRNREVEQLRYPSYGPEGSNGFFRGKEQYLAHGVKGEEREGSPVEIDISFESNSLVAKAIVAPPSCSVSVPDLNVTPVMDSDLGSGEKNKRVSGSDGYYSGLHQPYRVSSVVVVDLNRSPCKRNDRSGLGKEVNVRKSVQDSSSRSRTREADDSRGQNAVPNSVKAGNVCSGKSTITVVKKKKIVKRLVKKASANSKTSVPNSLQKRLPGTVKVESAALISSTASIPEKIQANSDDKSNIYDEGPDCLHSLPKEGNVLKEDKEGGLLQLSLGPDYTSQECDKDSDNRELSRFEIERDENIPKFSSRASSSEDKKSDSDCLDVNNDVLDNGNIIFMHDNANTSDCLAANNSVPGTIAEVNHMDYDNKQLCQNEGSLSVGNYSNVQSPLNNNLVDAGDEILKTSDTFSSSRKIGIQDGLDCLQHASALKQGSDNGSSNLEDCIIVHGSGIMNDAGNQLAHGDVTRHPENCETEKTFPNSNMLAGSGEGNTKKIKKRKARTQFNILSSEMESLSPDHVNPDNLGNNVDGGTLLLSKDPSTSKVLDQSVQNDVESITGLDEVTALHEEGEFLETQFYAANNNNGDANEVSPSSKRKKVTANPNLTQCQSQISAVIVVTTTSDVEAPVNLNDNQEHQKEFALSSMGMCVPTSVQSMLSVQSMLSVQSLPYSESITKRSDNILSGGSFDSTDANRETMSSEYSELQHSDIVSFSPCEDLAFQHDQFSPLDGECIGNITPVVLVSNTQIDVLGVGNTMGEKTDLQAVKEHYQYREFVQRSPRADMEPNDLNVKNDLLAQQNLMPCPTSGDEVTTSNSNDEFTVDAPGALSDIFSQGMASEVPDKRILELTAINDENICGVEENTSSVHQTKQNSRSDSAFGHGNMITKKTISEPSQVSSKVTTQALNSYRFGSSGTKNQSGSVIPKTFPGHSFTFLKSETKTSASSTHVSKPRTWHRTGNNPPISLPRINSVRAVPPKRPILERKGNFQNTSYVRNGNSLVRKPTPVPALPQISSVNKSSSGLGEISKSTKSESRADVTDQPMYLRAGARFSQQRQRQRTPPLPIDIKSEENTSSSLVEPHSGGSCENVSDPKTFIEINNNAQNSSEDALKHCEIPENQHVPSDNGESQVEANEGNPLSLNTKRIVYIKPKTNQLVATSNSRDVSLSTDDNGQTAFSDGYYKRRKNQLVRTTFESHSNQTAAVPNGTANSDGQGTSNALCNTRFSKKRLHKAVRSSCKRSRASLVWTLCSKNSSENDKNSRHNQKVLPQLFRWKRATFASSFNSSSVSAISKKLLQLRKRDTVYTRSKHGFSLWKSRVLGVGGCSLKWSKSIEKNSKQANEEATLAVAAVERKKREQKNVVCISSQSKMVEFAGERIFRIGSVRYRMDPTRRTLQRISVDESQSSASTSSGLASKSAYIPRRLVIGNDEYAHSYFSSLLSCLASRLDETRFPRRKSLYNFKSICFIQITAVSICRYVRIGNGNQLIRDPKKRTRKLANEKVRWSLHTARQRLARKQKYCQFFTRFGKCKKDGGKCPYIHDPSKIAVCTKFLNGLCSTPNCKLTHQVIPERMPDCSYFLQGLCSNSNCPYRHVNVNPNASICEGFLRGYCADGNECRKKHSYVCPTFEATGTCTEGSKCKLHHPKKQSKGKKRKRSGDQKHTRGRYFGFIPADVSESGMMVAPNRHKQSSEIEEELSDYISLDVVSEEVADTDDLSFDPAVFCDNDSLDDFDELIKPVLLLKTKFTSQSPNSHILHATGGDFGRLLMR; via the exons ATGGATCaacaccacttcctccaccaccactaCCACCACCCTCAGGACCACCGCACCACCCGCTACGCTTCCCTCAACCCTCAATCGCATcacaaccaccaccaccataaCAACCTCCCACCGCCGCCGCCCGCGCCGCCACCGCCTCTCTCCTACCACCGCAGCCTCCACCCGGCTCCCCTGCCGCAACCCTACACCCCTTCCACTCCCCAACCCCAAcaacagcagcagcagcagcaattCTCTTTCAATCACCACTCATCTCTCCCACACCGCACCCTCGAAGACGATTCACGTTCTCTCCCCTACGACCTCCTCCCTCGCCGGACCACCGCCATCCCCTGGAACCCTAACCCTAGAACTGACGATTTCGATCGCGaattccaccaccaccaccaccgccCTCCCCCGCCGCCGCCTCCCCCGATCGAAACCCTCCGCTACGACCCCGGGCGTCGTGACCGCCTCGTGGTGGATGCCTACGAGCAAAACCCCAGGGAGGCACTCTCTTGGGGCGGCGGTGACTACCACGCGCCTAGCCAGGGCGACGTAGAGCCCCCGCCCTACGTGCGCGTGTACAGCGTGGAATGTGACGCTGACGTGGCCGGTAGAGGGTCCCGGGTGGAGAGCAAGAGGTGGGTGATGAGTGATAGAGAGAGGGAGAGGGGAAGAGAGTTGCACGAGTCTTCTTCTAATTTAGTTAGCAAGGTTAGTAACACTGACAAATATTATCATGGTTCTGATAATGTGGGTAGGTATAGTAGAGGGAATAGTAGAGAGCGTAGTCATGAATTCGCACGTACTCCTCCTAAGAAACAGATGCAGAAGAAAAGCGCGCTTCTTAGGATTCAGACTGCTAAACCTAATCATAGGAACCGTGAGGTTGAGCAGTTACGGTACCCCAGTTATGGACCTGAAGGTAGCAATGGCTTTTTCAGGGGTAAGGAACAATATTTGGCTCATGGGGTGAAGGgggaagagagagaagggagCCCTGTTGAGATTGATATCTCTTTTGAGTCCAATTCTCTGGTAGCCAAGGCTATTGTTGCGCCGCCTTCGTGTTCAGTGTCTGTTCCTGATTTGAATGTGACGCCGGTTATGGATTCGGATTTGGGTTCTGGAGAGAAGAATAAAAGGGTTTCGGGCTCTGATGGCTATTATTCTGGTTTGCATCAGCCGTATAGAGTGTCTTCCGTTGTGGTTGTGGATTTAAATAGGTCGCCTTGCAAACGGAATGATAGGTCTGGTTTGGGGAAGGAGGTGAATGTGCGGAAGAGTGTTCAGGATAGTTCTTCTCGGTCTCGTACCAGGGAGGCTGATGATTCTCGTGGGCAAAATGCGGTGCCAAATTCAGTTAAAGCTGGCAATGTCTGTTCTGGTAAATCGACCATAACGGTtgtcaagaagaagaaaattgttAAGAGATTGGTGAAGAAAGCTAGTGCAAATTCTAAGACATCTGTGCCAAATTCACTGCAAAAAAGGCTTCCTGGAACTGTGAAAGTTGAGAGTGCTGCACTGATTTCGTCAACGGCCTCTATTCCTGAGAAAATTCAAGCTAATTCAGATGACAAAAGCAACATATATGATGAAGGGCCAGACTGTTTACATTCTTTGCCAAAGGAAGGTAATGTGTTGAAAGAAGATAAAGAGGGAGGTTTACTTCAGCTGAGTTTGGGGCCAGATTACACATCGCAAGAGTGTGACAAAGATTCTGATAATAGGGAACTGTCCAGGTTTGAAATTGAAAGAGATGAAAacattccaaaattttcttctcGTGCTTCTAGTAGTGAAGATAAGAAGAGTGATTCAGATTGTTTAGATGTTAATAATGATGTCCTTGATAatggaaatattatttttatgcatgataATGCAAATACTTCCGATTGTTTAGCTGCAAATAATTCTGTTCCAGGTACTATTGCTGAAGTCAATCACATGGATTATGATAATAAGCAATTATGTCAGAATGAAGGATCTCTATCGGTTGGGAATTATTCAAATGTACAATCCCCACTGAATAACAATCTTGTAGATGCAGGGGATGAGATATTAAAAACCAGCGATACTTTTTCAAGTTCAAGAAAAATTGGGATTCAAGATGGTCTAGATTGCCTACAACATGCCAGTGCACTGAAGCAAGGCTCTGATAATGGATCATCTAATTTAGAAGATTGTATTATTGTTCACGGCTCTGGTATCATGAATGATGCTGGAAACCAATTGGCCCATGGTGATGTCACCAGGCACCCTGAGAATTGTGAGACAGAAAAAACATTCCCAAATTCTAATATGTTAGCTGGATCTGGTGAAGGGAAcacaaagaagataaaaaagagaaaagctagaacacaatttaatattttgagttCAGAGATGGAATCCTTATCTCCAGATCATGTAAATCCTGATAACCTTGGAAATAATGTGGACGGAGGTACACTTCTATTGTCGAAAGATCCATCTACTTCTAAAGTTTTAGATCAGTCTGTTCAAAACGATGTTGAGTCAATAACTGGTTTGGATGAGGTTACTGCTTTACACGAGGAAGGGGAGTTTTTAGAGACTCAGTTTTATGCTGCAAATAACAACAATGGTGATGCAAATGAGGTTTCACCATCttctaaaaggaaaaaagttACAGCTAACCCAAATTTAACTCAATGTCAATCGCAAATCAGTGCTGTTATTGTGGTTACCACCACATCTGATGTTGAAGCTCCTGTCAATCTCAATGATAACCAAGAACATCAGAAAGAATTTGCGTTGTCAAGCATGGGTATGTGTGTACCGACTTCTGTTCAGTCAATGCTTTCTGTTCAGTCAATGCTTTCTGTTCAGTCATTGCCTTATTCAGAGAGTATTACTAAAAGGTCTGACAATATTTTGAGTGGAGGATCTTTTGACTCTACTGATGCAAATAGGGAAACCATGAGTTCCGAGTATTCTGAATTACAACACTCAGATATAGTCTCTTTTTCACCATGTGAGGACTTAGCATTTCAACACGATCAATTCTCACCATTGGACGGTGAGTGCATAGGAAACATTACTCCAGTTGTGCTTGTGAGTAATACTCAAATTGATGTTTTAGGTGTTGGAAATACAATGGGAGAAAAGACTGATTTACAGGCCGTTAAGGAACATTATCAATATAGAGAATTTGTGCAGAGGTCACCAAGAGCTGACATGGAACCTAATGATCTCAATGTTAAGAATGATTTGCTTGCTCAGCAGAACCTTATGCCCTGTCCAACTAGTGGTGATGAAGTCACTACAAGTAATTCGAATGATGAATTCACTGTGGATGCACCTGGTGCATTATCAGATATATTTTCTCAAGGGATGGCATCTGAAGTACCAGATAAAAGGATTTTAGAATTGACAGCTATCAATGATGAAAATATTTGTGGGGTTGAAGAAAATACTTCGTCAGTACATCAGACGAAACAGAATAGTAGGTCAGATAGTGCATTTGGACACGGTAATAtgataacaaagaaaacaatttcAGAACCATCCCAAGTTTCTTCCAAAGTTACAACTCAGGCTTTAAATTCATATCGTTTTGGGTCGAGTGGGACCAAAAATCAGTCAGGTAGTGTCATTCCCAAAACTTTTCCAGGTCATTCTTTTACCTTTTTGAAGTCGGAGACAAAGACATCTGCCTCTTCAACTCATGTGTCAAAACCTCGAACTTGGCATCGGACAGGTAATAATCCCCCTATTTCTTTACCTAGAATCAATTCAGTAAGAGCAGTTCCTCCCAAAAGGCCAATTCTAGAAAGGAAAGGGAACTTTCAAAATACCTCGTATGTTCGTAATGGAAACAGTCTTGTAAGGAAACCTACTCCAGTTCCTGCTTTACCTCAAATCTCCTCTGTAAACAAGTCATCTTCGGGCTTGGGTGAAATATCAAAAAGCACTAAATCTGAAAGCAGGGCTGACGTGACAGATCAACCGATGTACCTGAGAGCAGGAGCAAGATTTTCTCAGCAGAGGCAGAGACAGAGAACACCTCCACTACCAATTGACATCAAATCAGAGGAAAATACATCTTCCTCATTGGTAGAACCTCATTCTGGTGGTTCCTGTGAAAATGTATCTGATCCTAAAACATTTatagaaattaataataatgcaCAGAACTCTTCTGAAGATGCACTGAAGCATTGTGAAATTCCAGAAAACCAACATGTTCCATCCGATAATGGGGAGAGTCAAGTTGAAGCAAACGAAGGCAATCCCCTTTCTCTGAATACGAAGAGAATAGTATATATAAAGCCCAAAACAAATCAATTGGTTGCAACATCAAATTCGCGTGATGTTTCTCTCTCCACTGATGACAACGGCCAAACTGCCTTCTCTGATGGCTActacaagagaagaaaaaatcaGTTGGTTAGGACTACATTTGAAAGCCATTCCAACCAGACTGCTGCAGTGCCTAATGGCACAGCAAATTCTGATGGACAAGGAACTAGTAATGCTCTTTGCAATACGAGGTTTAGTAAGAAGCGGTTACATAAGG CTGTCAGGAGTTCATGCAAACGTTCAAGAGCCTCACTAGTGTGGACACTCTGTAGCAAAAATTCTTCTGAAAATGACAAGAATTCACGTCATAATCAAAAGGTTTTGCCTCAATTGTTTCGATGGAAAAGAGCAACATTTGCTTCAAGTTTCAATAGTAGTTCCGTATCTGCAATCAG CAAAAAATTGCTTCAATTGAGAAAGAGGGATACTGTTTACACTAGGTCAAAACACGGGTTTTCACTTTGGAAATCCAGAGTTTTAGGTGTTGGtggttgtagtttgaaatgGTCCAAATCCATTGAGAAGAACTCAAAGCAAGCTAATGAG GAAGCTACACTTGCTGTTGCTGCTgtagagaggaagaagagagagcaGAAAAATGTGGTTTGCATCAGTTCTCAGTCAAAGA TGGTTGAATTTGCAGGAGAGCGAATATTTCGTATTGGTTCAGTTCGATACAGAATGGATCCCACCAGGAGGACACTCCAGAGGATTTCAG TTGATGAATCCCAGTCCTCGGCATCTACCAGTTCAGGTTTGGCCTCCAAAAGTGCTTACATTCCAAGGAGATTAGTGATTGGAAACGATGAGTATGCACattcttatttttcatcattgttGTCTTGTTTAGCAAGCCGTTTAGATGAAACTAGGTTTCCAAGAAGGAAAAGTTTGTATAATTTCAAGTCTATCTGTTTTATTCAAATAACTGCTGTGAGTATTTGCAGATATGTGCGAATTGGAAATGGTAACCAGCTTATCAGAGACCCAAAGAAACGAACTCGAAAATTGGCAAATGAAAAAGTTAGATGGAGCTTGCACACTGCCAGACAGCGGTTGGCTCGAAAGCAGAAGTATTGTCAGTTTTTTACCAGATTTGGGAAATGtaaaaaggatggagggaagTGTCCTTATATCCATGATCCTTCAAAAATTGCTGTCTGTACTAAGTTCCTGAATGGTTTATGTTCTACTCCCAACTGCAAATTAACGCACCAG GTTATTCCGGAGAGAATGCCAGATTGTTCTTATTTTTTGCAAG GCTTATGCTCAAACAGTAATTGTCCATATAGACATGTCAATGTGAACCCCAATGCATCGATTTGTGAAGGATTTCTCAGGGGATATTGTGCTGATGGGAATGAG TGTCGGAAGAAGCACAGCTATGTCTGTCCTACTTTTGAAGCAACAGGAACCTGTACTGAAGGATCCAAATGCAAACTCCATCACCCCAAAAAACAAAGCAagggaaagaaaaggaagagatcTGGAGATCAGAAACACACCAGAGGACGCTATTTTGGTTTTATTCCTGCTGATGTTTCTGAATCTGGGATGATGGTTGCTCCAAACCGACATAAACAAAGTAGTGAAATTGAAGAGGAACTGTCTGACTACATCAGCCTTGATGTTGTCAGTGAAGAAGTCGCAGACACTGATGATCTATCATTTGATCCAGCAGTGTTCTGTGATAATGATTCCTTGGATGATTTTGATGAACTCATTAAACCAGTTCTTCTACTGAAAACAAAGTTCACATCACAATCACCTAACTCACATATCCTCCACGCAACTGGCGGAGACTTCGGTCGTTTGTTAATGAGGTAA